The genomic interval aaaaaaagttaaaaaactcctcgaaacagacggctgccagctgtctagctTTGTCATAATTGTTTCTAGAGGATGCCTGGAGAGTGGAGGCGTGACTTAACTTAAGTTAGATCCGTactcttttcatgaattcagtcatatcaaacaaattttatgatttGGTCAAGTTAAAGTTTCTTAGAATAAGTTAGAGtttttttatcttgttttaaaattttaaatagaATCTGAACGTTAGacgaatattattattaaaaaaatgctgaTGGATTACAGTCATCTCCGAGTCTGGGgaattacttatttaacaatttctgaaatttttgtGAGTAAAACGTGGCACTGACTTAATTCTATAACATTTTGCAGTCCTATTTTAATAAACTACCTCGCCTTTTATTTTAACAGTTAGGCCAAGATCAAAATCTCCACAATTTTAAGTTGAAAATTTTGTCTCCGAAGTTAGATCATTAATAAGTTTTTAGTGTGATTCAGAACAGTTATCCAGCACTTCTTGGTGTTGGTCAGAATAGAATTTTCAGATCACTATACCGGCGAATCCCCTTGATCTAGTTTGTATTGTCatcaattttgtttctttctttttacgaTGTGCTGTCAATTGgtttttgtatgaaatatgaatattttgtgaatgaaTGTTAGCCTtatagatattttttaaatggacACTCTATCACACAGACTCCTCTTGAGATAAGATGCGAATATGTGCAAAATAAACGACACAGTATGTAGCTTGAAGGAAGACTGatgaaggcagaaatatggattaaaaatatatcatttttgagAGATGATTTCTGCAAGCCTCGTACACTATTCTGAAAAGGGGAGTTATTTTAGTATCTGATTACTGCCAGATTAATTCCCCTTAATGcaatgatggggggggggatcattATAAACTACGTTTGAATTTTGGGGTGACTACTTTAATATGTTAAACAATATCCTTTTCCATTGTGAGACCAGATACATTACAAAATACCATCATACTTTGTATGTACTTCACTGACCCCACATACTGTATTAAAGATTCCATGGGTCTTCATTATCAGAATTCCTAACCTATAAGTTCTTCAACCTTcatgaaatgatataaaatgtTAAATGTATAGTTTTTGTTCAAATGCTTGATGCACTGAGTAGAAATAATTTCTGCGTCATTGCCTTGTGACAGTGCATGAGGTGAATGTGcatacactttatttttgtccaGAGTCTGCCCCTGTAACAAAAAGGTTAGCTATTAATTGCTAAATCAAACAGCCTTGTTGCATCATTGCATGTGCATTTACATGtagctcagtagactgactaaaccaatcagaattgttctttcaattAGCTATTAATCGCTATCCTTTATGTTACGAAGCCCTGGTGATGCCACAATCATAATAGTTGATTTGTTCTTCTACATGTTCTAGTATTATGGTATGCATCCAATAAATGCATTACTGGGATATCCTCACCGACCTCACTGCACAGGTCTACTAATCACTCTGTTTCTTGTATCCTTCCTCTGTAAGGCTGGAGATTTTCAGCACTTTGATTGTGCTGAAATTTATTCAGTCACAGCTTATTGCAGTTTAGGTGATAGTGAGATAGTTTTGAACAACAATCTTTAAGATCAAGATTTGTTTAACTGATCCTGACTTTAATTCGCAGGAGAAACCAGTGTTCATCCCAGATGCAAAGAAGCAATGGACACCGAGAGCTCCTGCTGAGTTTGTCAGAGATGTCATGGGTAAGAGACTGTCATTCATTTGTGATGTGCAGGGGGCCATGAGATATGGGCTGCACAGTATGataatcaaattgaaatattgtgactttgacatttcaatgaaaaaatattgggtcAGTGATGATGATATGCCTCTTATGATGCTGAAAACAATGGACATTTTTTTAGGTTTTTCAGACAGGAAATTTGTCTTGAAATGCTTTAAAAATCATGTAATTTAATTCTGCACTGATGAATGATCataaatttatattcattattaaatgcagaataaaatgatataaagtaaaataaatgaaattatactGATATGTCATCACTGaccaatgatttatttttggtaAGTGCTATCTTAATCGTGAAAGGAATTATTTGATTGCtaagaaaatgaataatcatTAGTAAGAAATTGGGTGGTCAGCGGCTGGAGGTTCTCTCCAAGGGTCCTTGGTACCTTATAATTGTCATGAGTAAAACCTTTTTAAGATTCTATTTCTCAGTCTGCCCACTCTGTAATAATATGACTAATTATtagacatatttatttattttcttgtgaaattaagtTTGCCATTATTCTTAACTTTTGAATTAAATTAGAACTTTTCAAAGTTAATTTAGTTTTTTGTATGCTCCATATAAAATTTAGGATCTAGTGCTGGAGCTGGGAGTGGAGAGTTTCATGTTTACCGTGGATACCGTCGTCGTGAGAACGCCAGACAAGCTTTTATCCAGAACAAGGCAGAAAAGgtattgttttttatgttgacTGCTAATAGAGACAGGGTTTAAATACTAATATGTTCAACAGGGGACTgtacattattattatggtaTCATCATTTATGTTATACACAAACTTATTCCTTCATAATTAGAAGAAAAACAGAATGGTTTCCTTTtgttaaatatgctaatttatgcgtttttttagaaattcacataaaatgcttcttcttttttaattgttgaccgagtttgattttttttcttctatctgGTAGAACTtaatgaggttcaccaaacttctacacagaattttgaaattttgactagaacaagtttttatgctaatttatgcatatttttaaaaattcacatgaaatgcttcttctttatctgttgaccgattttgattttttttttcttccatctggtagagcttcaagaggttcaccaaacttctacacagaatttttaaatttggagttgaaaattatttatgctaatttctgcaaaattcataaatcgcagaaaatgcctctttatttgttgactgaatttcaaaatgcttcttatgccgtggcgtgtccgtcgtctgtcgtccagaattttgaaactcattaaatatgctaatttatgcgtatttttaaaaattcacataaaatgcttcttttttaattgttgaccgatttcgattttttttcttccatctggtagaacataatgaggttcaccaaacttctacacagaattttgaaattttcagtagaaaattatttatgctagtTTATGCgaaatgtattcataaatcacagaaaatgcctcttcttctttatttgttgactgattttgatttttttttccttccatctggtagagctgcatgaggttcaccaaacttgtacacaaaattttgaaattttgtctagaaaattatttatgctaatttatgcaaagtttattcataaatcacaaaaaacgttttttcttcatttattgatcaatttcaattttgtttgctttatatgatagctcgaggtggagatacaaaatttcaacacagaattttgaaactcattaaataagctaatttattcatatattttcaaaactcacaaaaaatacttacatgtatttatttgttgattgattttgattatttttgttccatctgagagctacatgaggttcaccaaggttctacaaagagttaagaaatttttactagaaaattgattatgcttaatttatatgaaatttttattcatagatcacaaaaaatgcttctatgtcatttcttcatcaatttcaattctatatcctcaatttatgtcaccaatgtaattcactacagtgtcaactgggctgaaattaaaattgtgttaaatttcgttgcgagatgccggatgagctccatatcattgatgtgctagtccTTGATCTCTTCTCATGATCATAAGAAAATATACTGTTCCGACATTGaatatcatatttaaaaaaatcataaatattctgtaagttaattattgattttttttagctgCACTGTTTGATGAAACTGtataatttattgttttattgttgATATATAGGATGGACAGGATCGTGAATACCATGAGAAGTTAGAAGAAAATCAGAAACAAGCTGATCAGAAGACTGCCAAGAAACGTGCCAAAAGGTGATATTTTAACAAAATTCCTAAGACCATATTAGAATACAAAACAATATACATTTAATAGTGGAAAGATTAGAAGAATAAGAATACAACAATACAAGTTTCATTCATTTACACTGCTTTCCAGATTAGTATTTGCTTTAAGTTATGCGATATTAGCAAGCCTCAAAATGGGCTATTCTGTCTTGCCTGAATTCACTGATGACATGTTAATGGAGTTGGGATTACTATATAtgtaaaaagttttttttttttttgtctgcaaGATTACATAttcaaaattgtaaacattttcataaaaaatgacATCAAAAAGAATTTTCTGCTCAAGTTGATGAAAACTGCAGCTCTAGAATATATTTCTGGCATTTTTATATTGCTAATTATTTAGTGCAGCTattcggttccatgacatttgctttgGCGACAGTTGCTCCTATTGAAAATCTACACGTTAAGTCGAACGTAAAATCTAACCTACAAAACTAAATATACCCTAatccagggtgctacataagcacttgcccgattgcccggggcaagtaaaagttagagtcgggcaagtgttttgaagtaaagaccaaaactacttgcccgaattgggcaagcaaaattctcacagtagaatgaccaataTTAGGgtcaatattatacaaataatgcatgcagccgagtgcgttagtggaaatgcagagcacgcgaggtttctttagataggtgccgcactgtgcacgagccgctggcggcgagtgcccagcgtgcaccatctgaagaaactgagctttctctgcatttacttttacgcacgacagagcaagtgcattatttgttttataaaaaagcaacacagaaacaaattcttgaaaagttacagtacagttttgttggacttctcccgggacttctaccgcactggtttgcttgagcgtgcaatgtcaattttcgttgcgcacCTTTTGCACTGCCGTGCAGTGCACCAAAAAAGTTGGtcgtcatgtgacgcgtattggccaatcgcgatgcttgaaataatacacctattttataagatatgatattgaccctaattttggtcatggcagacaagataaaatcactttggaaaaagaaacgCAATAACAAGGTAGAAGGGTTCATttcaaaagagagaaataggTAAATGGTTCAAATAACCGCAAAACTATCCAttgaagaggtaaaaaaaatttcaaggattttttcgggcaagtgaaatagattttggggcaagtatattccaactatttaaaattttacttgcccgactgggcaagtgctttgaaaaagttatgtagcaccctgcctAATCATTATCTTTATTCTGAACCAAATACTCTATtgcaatcctaactctaaccctatgccctatGAGAAATTAAGACCGAAGCAAATGTCcgaggagcaaatgttgtgtcaccagcGTTTCACCCCTGTATCTGCATTTAGATACTATGTAACAGCTTTGCTAGATAGCAGGGCTCATATAATAAGAGCCAACCAAGTAAATCACCACcctccctcaaaaaaaaaatctgaatttcTATAGTAGGTTTTTCCCCAGCCAAGTTCTAAATATTTTAAGTACTTTGTTGTGCAGATGAATTCAGATAATTAATACTCTTTAtcatatgaataaaataatttattctcGTAATTGTACAagttttgatgtaatttttattgAGTACCAGGGGtagtggaaataaatgaattgaattgaaacacATATAATTACATCTCTCGTCATAAGATGGCATCATACTATCCTGGCTGGTGAGTCACACGATAATGTCCATGTATGAGGcttgtaaatttgatttaatgTTCAAAATTATAGCTGGTATCAATCTTTGAAAATTAAGCTTGTAGAGTTGTATTTGTAATTAAGTAGATTTCTATtgcctatatttttttcatttttattttctgcttCTGAGTAGGGCTCTGTCAGGgtgacattttttaaagattctagataaaaatgatatttctaataatgataatcctgttcaatttcactttattcTTCTCTACATGAAAAGGAATACATTGGCACAACATAGAGAAAAAAGTGGTTCATAAATGACGCAGCCCAGTACATGATTACTttagaaatatatacacttAGAGCACCCAATTATAATATGGGGAATATTCCAGCTAGACTATGTTTCATGTTCAAAATTTGGCATGATAAAAGGAATACTGAActattgtataattcattttAAATGTTTTGACCAAGGTTCCAAGGGATGGATAATACAGTCAAAATCCACATGAATATCATGTGAAGGGATCTATAGAGGATTTTTTCCCCAGAGAAAATATGGAGTACCAGTATTCAGAGCTGAATGGTATTTTATGTGTATTTTAAGACCTGTGTTTCCATTCATAGCTGCTATAATAGACAATTGTAAGGTACTAACTTTTCATATTGGGAAATGCACCGGGGAGGGGCCAGTCaaattgctgtacacatgcatgacaaaaaaacatgtttaaaggggtgtttttttcagttttggacgcgagCCCCGTGCGCACatgttaagggtatcaaaaacaccgatttaaaaaaaaaatggtggttttgaaagactggtcaatggtcaatcgcgcggtcaaacgtatttagggtacatatttttccaaagctttttttttttaaactggcCAAACGTGTtcagggtatgttttttccccaagctttttccctggggtcatattctggcgacaacttgtttaggtgCCAAAATATGTAGATAAAACCCACGAAAAACTTGTTatgggggttattttgcacacagagaaaaacttgtttagagggggggggttgaaataatttggtcacgcatgggtacagcaatacatttgactgccccatCCCGGGGAAATGCAAATTATGATTTGGTTTCTGGGATCCAcattatcaatgacaattcaacATGGGATCATTTCTGCTGTTATAGATATCAACATGAATTCATTTGTTATACATGAGGATTAATGAAATTCCATATAATAGGCTAGCTAAGTTCGTGAAGTGATGGTCTTGAAGTCAATAAAAATGCTTTTTGAAACTACTGCAATTATATCTTGCATCAAACTATCAGTTTTTAGAAGAGTCCATGAATAATGTGTATAATTCTCTGTGCCAACGTAGTTTGAGACCAAGGCAAGGGTATCTTGCTTTTTAGGCAGAATTATTCAGGAGACTTCATGAATGATGAGGAATGATTATCTTACTATTCAAGACAATGAGATTGCATCGACCTTATCAGTGGAAATCCCATCTTTGTGATGTAGTAAAGCTCATTGCCTCATGGTCAATTCTAGTTTTTGTATTCTTTAACCACTTTTGTTGCATAGCTTCTGCAGTAAGAAGACACCATACACCATGTCCCCTGTGCATAGACGTCAGGCTTTAAGCATAGAAACAAAGATGGACATTCTTGATGCTGTTGAGCGTGGTCAAAGAAAAACTGACGTTGCCAGAGAGTACAACCTTCCTTCCAGCACACTGTCATCAATCTTAAAGAACAAAGAGAAGATCAAAGAACACTTTGATTCTTCAAAGATCAGACCGTCAAGGAAAAGAATTCGCTTAACAGACCTTGAGGACTTGGAAGAAGCTGTGGTTAGATGGGTAAATGATAGGAGATCCAAGAACTTAAAATGCACTGGTCCCCTCATTCGAAAGAAGGCTCTCCTCCTTGCCATAACGCAGGGCCGCCATGACTTTGTAGCCAGTACCGGGTGGTTAAATCGGTTTAAAGAAAGGAATTCAATCAAACTATTGCCCCAGAATGAAGTATGGATGGATGATGCTTTGCCAAATAAACTTGGAAAATACAAGGCTAGAGATATCTTCAGTGCAGATGAAACAAGCATTTTTTATCCCACGGTACAGAatagaataataatgatcaaaGGCAAACAATATCTTGGAGCAAAGCAAGACATGGAGCAATTATCTGTTGTGGTCTGTGCCAATATGGATGGTAGTGAAAAGCCAAAGCCTTTAGTGATTCAGAACCCAAGGGACCCttcctcatttcatttttcaccagATCATCAGGTGAACAAAAAGGTGTGGACCGAGACAGATGTGTTTATTTCATGGGTGAAAAAGcttgacaatatattttctgctTGCGGCCGCAAAATACTCCTGTTCATAAATGATTGTTCTACCCGTCCCCATATCCCAGATCTTCAGTCTATCAAGTTTGAATTCATCCAATCCAAGAAGACTCTTAATCCTAATCCGATGGGCCAGGGGGTAATAACAAACTTCAAAAAACACTATGACCGACGACTGGTCAGTTACCGTGATACCCTTGAGTGTGGAGAGTCATCGGCATCATTCTCTGTGAAAGATGCTACTGATATGATATATTGGGCCTGGCAGCAAGTTACTTCAAATTGCATCATTCAAAGTTTTGAGAAGGCACATTTCTTGGTTGGTGCCATCGACTCTAGCCTGATCGACTCTGATGTTGACAAAGAAGTTGATATTGAAGGGGTCCCTGGCCCTTCTTGTCGTTCAGACAATATCCATGAGAGGATGAAAATGGGATGTGAAATGTCTAACATATCTCCAAACAAAGATGACGAAACATTGAACGAAGAGAAGGACCAGACGTGTCTCGAGAAGATTATGCAGTCTTCAATATTTAGTGTGTTCACCCCGGCAAACGAATATCTGTTGTGTACTGCTGCTTCATCTGATGAAGAACTTGTGAAAGTTGAAGATATTGTTTCTGATAGTTCTGACAATGAAGAGGCATCAGATGTCACAGTTCTATCACCCCCACCTTCATTCTCTGAGGTCATAAACTGCTTGCAACGTGTGAAAGAGTTTCTTTATAGCAAACAAGAGTCAAGTGACGAACATTATGATGCTGTTACATGCTTGGAAAAACACATCTTGAAATACAGAGACAGTAGTACCCCTGTTCAGAATAAGGTAACAGAATATTTTGAAAGTACAGTAcaacaaacgtagagggcatCAACCCCTTGCAGTGTTGTTATTTTCTAAGATTTTGTGACTGTTGTTttctcagcattttttttttagattgtagagttgatttttggggggttcgttcagttttaacatttttaaaatgaataatgacAATTGTACCTCTGTCGAAACTATCAAAAATCTTCTAAAcacttttttattcaagtcttagctctttatgcgccttgagcactctacagagtggatttggcgctttataagtaacattattattagtcacattattattattattatcttacaaaatatgttaaataaaGTTATACAGGGGataatgtatttttcataaaatgtaaACAGAAGTTTTGATGATTCTTGTAGTTTGCATATCAGTGAAAATATAGAATGATGAC from Lytechinus pictus isolate F3 Inbred chromosome 2, Lp3.0, whole genome shotgun sequence carries:
- the LOC129254825 gene encoding tigger transposable element-derived protein 4-like isoform X1, whose amino-acid sequence is MANNPPAETDLAKKKNFRKNNDDPLVLPKSAADKQRMQIEKLMRNPEKPVFIPDAKKQWTPRAPAEFVRDVMGSSAGAGSGEFHVYRGYRRRENARQAFIQNKAEKDGQDREYHEKLEENQKQADQKTAKKRAKSFCSKKTPYTMSPVHRRQALSIETKMDILDAVERGQRKTDVAREYNLPSSTLSSILKNKEKIKEHFDSSKIRPSRKRIRLTDLEDLEEAVVRWVNDRRSKNLKCTGPLIRKKALLLAITQGRHDFVASTGWLNRFKERNSIKLLPQNEVWMDDALPNKLGKYKARDIFSADETSIFYPTVQNRIIMIKGKQYLGAKQDMEQLSVVVCANMDGSEKPKPLVIQNPRDPSSFHFSPDHQVNKKVWTETDVFISWVKKLDNIFSACGRKILLFINDCSTRPHIPDLQSIKFEFIQSKKTLNPNPMGQGVITNFKKHYDRRLVSYRDTLECGESSASFSVKDATDMIYWAWQQVTSNCIIQSFEKAHFLVGAIDSSLIDSDVDKEVDIEGVPGPSCRSDNIHERMKMGCEMSNISPNKDDETLNEEKDQTCLEKIMQSSIFSVFTPANEYLLCTAASSDEELVKVEDIVSDSSDNEEASDVTVLSPPPSFSEVINCLQRVKEFLYSKQESSDEHYDAVTCLEKHILKYRDSSTPVQNKVKA